In one window of Oncorhynchus kisutch isolate 150728-3 linkage group LG16, Okis_V2, whole genome shotgun sequence DNA:
- the LOC109906365 gene encoding butyrophilin subfamily 1 member A1-like isoform X3 encodes MGCCGSKTEDQSSDSTAEQENPLQTGTQFKPSPKKDASARSRKNTAEFDINQARSHEVDVSLDVDTAHPKMKIHGKSLQWIDESPQRNIDIENCFDEEPFVLGKMGRAWKSYWEVYVKKDDWVLGVAKATANRKGPLVFRPTGGFWVIRLSNGQRLKAMEDEEHVLEKGIPDKVGIYLDYQEKKVTFFNADDGSLIYSFIDGPSYQDDVLPLFSPWNNDAKPITILSITAT; translated from the exons atgg GATGTTGTGGCTCAAAAACCGAAGACCAGA GTTCTGACTCGACTGCAGAGCAAGAAAATCCTTTACAGACAGGAACTCAGTTCAAACCATCTCCTAAGAAAG ATGCATCAGCCAGATCCAGGAAGAACACTGCAGAGTTCG ATATAAATCAAGCACGCTCACATGAAG TGGATGTTAGTCTGGATGTGGACACTGCTCACCCTAAGATGAAGATACATGGGAAATCACTACAGTGGATAGATGAATCACCACAGAGAAACATTGACATTGAGAACTGTTTTGATGAAGAGCCTTTTGTGTTGGGCAAAATGGGCCGTGCATGGAAGAGTTACTGGGAGGTATATGTGAAGAAGGATGACTGGGTGCTTGGCGTTGCCAAGGCAACGGCTAACAGGAAGGGGCCGCTGGTTTTCAGACCAACAGGTGGCTTCTGGGTAATCAGACTATCCAATGGGCAAAGACTTAAAGCCATGGAGGATGAAGAACACGTTCTTGAGAAAGGTATTCCAGATAAAGTTGGTATCTATCTGGATTATCAGGAAAAGAAGGTGACTTTCTTTAATGCAGATGACGGTTCACTCATTTACTCATTTATTGATGGACCAAGTTATCAGGATGATGTCCTGCCACTTTTCTCACCCTGGAACAATGATGCAAAACCAATCACAATTTTGTCCATCACAGCAACATAG
- the LOC109906365 gene encoding butyrophilin subfamily 1 member A1-like isoform X1: protein MGCCGSKTEDQMPIIRDSTKDKSSDSTAEQENPLQTGTQFKPSPKKDASARSRKNTAEFDINQARSHEVDVSLDVDTAHPKMKIHGKSLQWIDESPQRNIDIENCFDEEPFVLGKMGRAWKSYWEVYVKKDDWVLGVAKATANRKGPLVFRPTGGFWVIRLSNGQRLKAMEDEEHVLEKGIPDKVGIYLDYQEKKVTFFNADDGSLIYSFIDGPSYQDDVLPLFSPWNNDAKPITILSITAT from the exons atgg GATGTTGTGGCTCAAAAACCGAAGACCAGA TGCCAATCATCAGGGATTCAACAAAGGATAAGA GTTCTGACTCGACTGCAGAGCAAGAAAATCCTTTACAGACAGGAACTCAGTTCAAACCATCTCCTAAGAAAG ATGCATCAGCCAGATCCAGGAAGAACACTGCAGAGTTCG ATATAAATCAAGCACGCTCACATGAAG TGGATGTTAGTCTGGATGTGGACACTGCTCACCCTAAGATGAAGATACATGGGAAATCACTACAGTGGATAGATGAATCACCACAGAGAAACATTGACATTGAGAACTGTTTTGATGAAGAGCCTTTTGTGTTGGGCAAAATGGGCCGTGCATGGAAGAGTTACTGGGAGGTATATGTGAAGAAGGATGACTGGGTGCTTGGCGTTGCCAAGGCAACGGCTAACAGGAAGGGGCCGCTGGTTTTCAGACCAACAGGTGGCTTCTGGGTAATCAGACTATCCAATGGGCAAAGACTTAAAGCCATGGAGGATGAAGAACACGTTCTTGAGAAAGGTATTCCAGATAAAGTTGGTATCTATCTGGATTATCAGGAAAAGAAGGTGACTTTCTTTAATGCAGATGACGGTTCACTCATTTACTCATTTATTGATGGACCAAGTTATCAGGATGATGTCCTGCCACTTTTCTCACCCTGGAACAATGATGCAAAACCAATCACAATTTTGTCCATCACAGCAACATAG
- the LOC109906365 gene encoding butyrophilin subfamily 1 member A1-like isoform X2 yields MPIIRDSTKDKSSDSTAEQENPLQTGTQFKPSPKKDASARSRKNTAEFDINQARSHEVDVSLDVDTAHPKMKIHGKSLQWIDESPQRNIDIENCFDEEPFVLGKMGRAWKSYWEVYVKKDDWVLGVAKATANRKGPLVFRPTGGFWVIRLSNGQRLKAMEDEEHVLEKGIPDKVGIYLDYQEKKVTFFNADDGSLIYSFIDGPSYQDDVLPLFSPWNNDAKPITILSITAT; encoded by the exons A TGCCAATCATCAGGGATTCAACAAAGGATAAGA GTTCTGACTCGACTGCAGAGCAAGAAAATCCTTTACAGACAGGAACTCAGTTCAAACCATCTCCTAAGAAAG ATGCATCAGCCAGATCCAGGAAGAACACTGCAGAGTTCG ATATAAATCAAGCACGCTCACATGAAG TGGATGTTAGTCTGGATGTGGACACTGCTCACCCTAAGATGAAGATACATGGGAAATCACTACAGTGGATAGATGAATCACCACAGAGAAACATTGACATTGAGAACTGTTTTGATGAAGAGCCTTTTGTGTTGGGCAAAATGGGCCGTGCATGGAAGAGTTACTGGGAGGTATATGTGAAGAAGGATGACTGGGTGCTTGGCGTTGCCAAGGCAACGGCTAACAGGAAGGGGCCGCTGGTTTTCAGACCAACAGGTGGCTTCTGGGTAATCAGACTATCCAATGGGCAAAGACTTAAAGCCATGGAGGATGAAGAACACGTTCTTGAGAAAGGTATTCCAGATAAAGTTGGTATCTATCTGGATTATCAGGAAAAGAAGGTGACTTTCTTTAATGCAGATGACGGTTCACTCATTTACTCATTTATTGATGGACCAAGTTATCAGGATGATGTCCTGCCACTTTTCTCACCCTGGAACAATGATGCAAAACCAATCACAATTTTGTCCATCACAGCAACATAG
- the LOC109906365 gene encoding butyrophilin subfamily 1 member A1-like isoform X4: MGCCGSKTEDQNASARSRKNTAEFDINQARSHEVDVSLDVDTAHPKMKIHGKSLQWIDESPQRNIDIENCFDEEPFVLGKMGRAWKSYWEVYVKKDDWVLGVAKATANRKGPLVFRPTGGFWVIRLSNGQRLKAMEDEEHVLEKGIPDKVGIYLDYQEKKVTFFNADDGSLIYSFIDGPSYQDDVLPLFSPWNNDAKPITILSITAT; the protein is encoded by the exons atgg GATGTTGTGGCTCAAAAACCGAAGACCAGA ATGCATCAGCCAGATCCAGGAAGAACACTGCAGAGTTCG ATATAAATCAAGCACGCTCACATGAAG TGGATGTTAGTCTGGATGTGGACACTGCTCACCCTAAGATGAAGATACATGGGAAATCACTACAGTGGATAGATGAATCACCACAGAGAAACATTGACATTGAGAACTGTTTTGATGAAGAGCCTTTTGTGTTGGGCAAAATGGGCCGTGCATGGAAGAGTTACTGGGAGGTATATGTGAAGAAGGATGACTGGGTGCTTGGCGTTGCCAAGGCAACGGCTAACAGGAAGGGGCCGCTGGTTTTCAGACCAACAGGTGGCTTCTGGGTAATCAGACTATCCAATGGGCAAAGACTTAAAGCCATGGAGGATGAAGAACACGTTCTTGAGAAAGGTATTCCAGATAAAGTTGGTATCTATCTGGATTATCAGGAAAAGAAGGTGACTTTCTTTAATGCAGATGACGGTTCACTCATTTACTCATTTATTGATGGACCAAGTTATCAGGATGATGTCCTGCCACTTTTCTCACCCTGGAACAATGATGCAAAACCAATCACAATTTTGTCCATCACAGCAACATAG